The nucleotide window TTGCTTCGCCACACGAGCGCGCGGCTCGGAGCGTCCGCCCGGAGGAAGACGTATCCCGGAAAAAGCGGGAGATAGGAGACGAAGCTCCTCCCGTTGCGCCGCGTGCGCTTCTCGCGCTGCGGCGCGTAGAACGGAATCCCGAGCGGCGGAAGGAAGCGCGCGAGCACCTTTTCCTGCCGGCTCCGGACGTGCGCGACGACCCACGGCTCCCGCGTTGCCGACTCGAAAAGAGTCTCCGGAAATACGTCGGGCTCGCGTTTGAGAAGAGGCATCGCGACGTCGAGAAAGCACACCGCATGCCAGTGGATGCTCGGCCGGCGGCGGGCGCACGCGCCGAATCGTGACGGAAGAAACTCCAGGCGAGCGGGCGGCGCGTCGTCGCGAGGGATGCGCCGTAGCTTTGCCGAGCGGAGGCGGACCGACTCGATGCATCCGCCTTCGCCAAGGCTACGGGAGATCTCGCAGGCAATCCTTCGAAGTTCGCCGGACCGAAGGAGGAGAGCCGCGCCTGCCACCCCCGGCTCGATGCATCCACCTTCGCCCTTCCTTCGCAAAGGATTCGGAGCGGACAAGTCGCCGCGCCAGCCCAAGGAGGATCACGGGACTGCCCATCTCAGTCGATTCGACGGCGAGGCGCGTCGAGGCGCGAGCCCGGTCCGCCGTCGCTCTCGCGAGCTATGGCGGATTGATCCGTTGAGCGGCAAGCACCCTTGCTGCCTCGATCCGCCGTAGCCTTGGCGAAGGCGGGCGGGATGCGGGCATCGCGTGCCTGTAAGCGCTACGGGCGCCGGGCGTCGGTGAAGGAGAGGAGGATGAGGTCGGCGCGGCGTCGAACGCCGTACTTGGCGAGCACGTTCGACACGTGGAACTTCGCGGTCCTCTCGGAGATCCGGAGCCGCTTGGCGATCTCCTTGTTGGAGAAATTCTCGAGCAGGTCGTTCAAGACCTCCTGCTCCCGTCGGGTGAGGCCGCTCGGGGTCAAGCCCGCGGCGGGAAGCGCGCGGGAGGAGGAATTCGAGAGCGTCGTGTCGACGAAACGGGACAGGAGCGCCCGCGGCACCCAGAATCCCCCCTCGGCGACCTCCTGGAGCGCCGCCGGCAGGCGTTCGCCGACCTCCCCGTAGGTGAGGAGCCCCTTCACTCCCAGCCGCAGCAGCGGGAACGACGATGCCTCGTCGAAGGATTCGGCCACGACGATCAGCCGCCCCGCCGGATTCCGGGCGAGGACCGCGGCCACCAGCGCCTCCGACGCGACGCGCGCGAACGCGCCGTCGAGGACGTAGACCGCCGCCAGGGGAACCGAGATCTGACGCACGTCGAGCCTCGGCTCGAGCCGCAGGGCCTCCAGACGGAAGCCCGGTCCGGGGAGCGCCCGCTCGAACTCGGAACGAACGAGAGGATGAACCCAGAAAAGACAGACGGTGATGGGCTTCTTGTCGGAAGCTTTGCCCACGATCGCAGCGTAGCCGCTTCCCGGCGCGGGGGCAACCTTCCGCAGGAAGCGCGTATCCATCTGTGCCCGGAGCGTTCGCAAAACCCGTGCCTGCCCCTTCGGACAGGCCGCCGGACGGCGCGGTTCCTGTTCTTTTTTTGACACCTCGACCAGTAGTCCCGCCGGCCGCCTCCCCTTTACCGTGAGCTCACTTCCAAACAGGACGATTTTGGGCGCCCCGTTCGAGGAAGCGGAACCAACCGACCAAGTCACGAGGGGGAACAATGAACACGCATCGGTACCCGCGCGCGGCATCCGCGCGCCGACCCGGGGAGAAGACCGGCCCCGCCGCTCTCGCCCTTTCCCGCGGCGCGTCCTCGCGCGCTCCGCTGCGGTGGCTCTTCGCCGCGGCCGTCCTGGTCCTGGCCGCGGCCGCGGCCCGCGCCACGAACTTCTACGCGGCGCCGGGAGGCTCATCCTCCGGCAGCGGCTCGATTTCGAGCCCGTGGGACCTCCAGACCGCCCTGAACCAGACGGTCGCCGGACCGGGCGACACGATCTGGCTTCGCGGCGGCGTCTATCACGGCACGTACACGTCGTACCTCAACGGGACCTCCTCGGCGCCGATCGTCGTGCGGCAGTATCCCGGCGAGCGCGCCACGATCGACGGAGGCAACTCGGGCTGGACGTCGATCCTCATGGTCTCGGGCTCGTACACCTGGTACTGGGGCTTCGAGGTCATGAGCTCCGATCCCAACCGCCAGTCCTCGCAGACCGGTTCGAACCCGACCGACATCGGCCGCGGCAACATCGCGACCGAGCAAACCTCGCGCACCGGCGCGGGGCTGAAGTTCATCAACCTGATCGTCCACGACATCCAGGACGCGGGGCTCTGGAAGGAGGCGGTCGGAAGCGAGTTCTACGGGTCGCTCATTTACTACGACGGCTGGAACGCGCCCGACCGCGGGCACGGCCACGGCCTGTATCTGCAGAACCTGACCGGAACGATGTCGATCAAGGACAACGTCATCTTCGAGAACTTCCAGAACGGCATCCAGTGCTACGGCTCGGAGAGCGCGTCTCTCAACAACTTCGACATCGAGGGGAACACGATCTTCAACAACGGGTCGATCGTCGACAGCCCGGCCAACAACATCATCATCGGGGGAGGCGTGGTCGCGCAGAACCCGGTCGTCGCCAACAACAACCTCTACTACACGGCCTGGGGCAACGGGATCAACCTGAACATGGGGTACTACCCGTACGGCATCGGCGCCTCGAATCCGCAGATGACGGGGAACTATTCCGGCAACGGCGAATACGACCTGAACTCCGCCAACACGAACACGACGCTCACGGGGAACGCGATCTACTCCTCGCTGGTCAACTGGACCCCGTCGCAATACCCGTCGAACACCTTCTACAGCGCGGATCCCGCCGACACGAAGGTCGTCGTCCGGCCCAACAAATACGAGGCGGGGCGCGCGAACATCACCGTCTACAACTGGGGCCTCGCCGCCGCCGTCCCCGTCGACGTGAGCGGCGTCCTGGCGGTCGGCCAGACCTACGAGGTGCGCAACGCCCAGAACTGGTTCGGCGCGC belongs to Thermoanaerobaculia bacterium and includes:
- a CDS encoding response regulator transcription factor → MDTRFLRKVAPAPGSGYAAIVGKASDKKPITVCLFWVHPLVRSEFERALPGPGFRLEALRLEPRLDVRQISVPLAAVYVLDGAFARVASEALVAAVLARNPAGRLIVVAESFDEASSFPLLRLGVKGLLTYGEVGERLPAALQEVAEGGFWVPRALLSRFVDTTLSNSSSRALPAAGLTPSGLTRREQEVLNDLLENFSNKEIAKRLRISERTAKFHVSNVLAKYGVRRRADLILLSFTDARRP
- a CDS encoding PKD domain-containing protein: MNTHRYPRAASARRPGEKTGPAALALSRGASSRAPLRWLFAAAVLVLAAAAARATNFYAAPGGSSSGSGSISSPWDLQTALNQTVAGPGDTIWLRGGVYHGTYTSYLNGTSSAPIVVRQYPGERATIDGGNSGWTSILMVSGSYTWYWGFEVMSSDPNRQSSQTGSNPTDIGRGNIATEQTSRTGAGLKFINLIVHDIQDAGLWKEAVGSEFYGSLIYYDGWNAPDRGHGHGLYLQNLTGTMSIKDNVIFENFQNGIQCYGSESASLNNFDIEGNTIFNNGSIVDSPANNIIIGGGVVAQNPVVANNNLYYTAWGNGINLNMGYYPYGIGASNPQMTGNYSGNGEYDLNSANTNTTLTGNAIYSSLVNWTPSQYPSNTFYSADPADTKVVVRPNKYEAGRANITVYNWGLAAAVPVDVSGVLAVGQTYEVRNAQNWFGAPVLTGTYDGNPLSLPMTGLTAAAPVGWTTPPASGPEFNVFVLLPKGSSTGTSGAAPDPHFSIAPNPAATNQTVQFTDASLNSPTSWSWNFGDSASTANTSTVQNPTHAYAAAGTYTVRLTATNGSGSASTTNTVTVNSTAAVPVPSFSFSPSVPAPNQSVQFTDTSTGSPTSWSWSFGDGGTSSTRSPTHVYAAAGTYTVTLKASNAAGSASTSRSVTVSAPAAALPDPHFSITPNPATTGQTVQFTDTTLNSPTSWSWNFGDAYSTSNTSTAKNPAHVYTVAGTYTVRLTAANGAGSASTTNTVTVNAATAVKPVASFTVAYAGKPLTEQFTDTSTGFPTSWSWSFGDAASGAANTSTLRSPSHKFSKPGTYVVTLTVRNSAGSSTASHTLSVYKFRLVVAAVTSPLAVKVQRG